A region from the Campylobacter magnus genome encodes:
- the gltS gene encoding sodium/glutamate symporter — translation MQTISFDFYSTLVVMVLVLLLGAFLNSRIKVLSKYNIPEAVVGGIIAASLFLLLRVFGDIKLSFDGSLKDPLMLAFFSSIGLLADFSSLKKGGKKLFIFLVVISVLLVLQNAVGIGIATALGQNYLIGLLAGSITMSGGHGTGAAWASVFGAEPYSFAGALEVAMAAATFGLVIGGIIGGPVATYLIKKHNLKTPGDSAESVHIPITELEAYKERKITQNSFTQSLALLAICLLVGVYVADFVKGLELGFTLPTFVYCLFTGVILRNSLSALKIHEVFDREVGLLGNVSLALFLAFALMSIDLVQLANLALPIFSVLFVQSVLMVFFAIFVTFRFCGKDYDAAVLSAGHCGFGMGATPTAMVNMQAVCKNYGMSHTAFIIVPLCGAFFIDIVNAIVINGFLSLF, via the coding sequence ATGCAAACAATTTCATTTGATTTTTATTCTACTTTGGTGGTTATGGTCTTGGTGCTTTTGCTTGGGGCTTTTTTGAACTCTCGTATAAAGGTGCTTAGCAAATACAATATCCCAGAAGCCGTGGTAGGCGGCATCATAGCAGCTAGCTTGTTTTTGCTTTTGCGTGTTTTTGGCGATATCAAGCTTAGTTTTGATGGCTCGCTAAAAGACCCGCTGATGCTAGCATTTTTTAGCTCTATTGGCTTGCTCGCTGATTTTTCATCGCTTAAAAAAGGTGGCAAAAAACTCTTTATTTTTTTAGTCGTCATTAGCGTGCTTTTAGTGCTGCAAAACGCCGTTGGTATAGGCATTGCCACAGCCCTTGGACAAAACTATCTTATAGGACTTTTAGCAGGTTCAATCACTATGAGCGGAGGGCATGGCACTGGCGCTGCGTGGGCTAGTGTGTTTGGCGCTGAGCCTTATAGCTTTGCTGGGGCTTTGGAGGTGGCTATGGCAGCAGCTACCTTTGGGCTAGTAATAGGCGGCATTATAGGCGGGCCGGTGGCTACTTATCTTATCAAAAAGCACAATCTTAAAACCCCAGGCGATAGCGCAGAGAGTGTCCATATCCCTATAACCGAGCTTGAAGCATATAAAGAGCGCAAAATTACGCAAAACAGCTTCACCCAAAGCCTTGCTTTGCTTGCTATTTGTTTGCTTGTGGGGGTTTATGTTGCTGATTTTGTAAAGGGGCTTGAGCTTGGTTTTACCTTGCCTACTTTTGTGTATTGTCTTTTTACTGGCGTGATTTTGCGCAACTCTTTAAGTGCACTTAAAATCCACGAGGTCTTTGATAGAGAGGTTGGCTTGCTTGGCAATGTTAGCCTTGCGCTATTTTTAGCTTTTGCTTTGATGAGCATTGATCTAGTTCAGCTAGCAAATCTTGCTTTGCCGATATTTAGCGTGCTTTTTGTCCAAAGCGTGCTTATGGTGTTTTTTGCGATTTTTGTTACATTTAGATTTTGTGGGAAAGACTATGATGCAGCCGTGCTCTCAGCTGGGCACTGCGGCTTTGGCATGGGTGCTACGCCGACAGCTATGGTAAACATGCAAGCTGTGTGTAAAAACTACGGTATGAGCCACACAGCCTTTATCATCGTGCCGCTATGCGGAGCCTTTTTTATAGATATAGTAAAT
- a CDS encoding EscU/YscU/HrcU family type III secretion system export apparatus switch protein has translation MAEKKAKNPLKSALKKAVALGYNKEKDGAPKVLASGQGVIAENIIAAAKENNIPIKKDKDLVEILSKIDIDQEIPPNLYRAIAEIFSFLYRATQNAKR, from the coding sequence ATGGCAGAGAAAAAAGCTAAAAATCCACTAAAATCAGCTCTAAAAAAGGCTGTCGCCCTAGGCTATAACAAAGAAAAAGATGGCGCCCCAAAGGTGCTAGCAAGCGGTCAGGGCGTCATCGCTGAAAACATCATCGCAGCAGCCAAAGAAAACAATATCCCTATAAAAAAAGATAAAGACCTAGTTGAAATCCTAAGCAAAATCGATATAGACCAAGAAATTCCACCAAATCTATACCGCGCGATTGCTGAGATTTTTAGCTTTCTTTATCGTGCCACGCAAAATGCCAAGCGATAG